From a region of the Candidatus Tectomicrobia bacterium genome:
- a CDS encoding MoaD/ThiS family protein: MIRVVLPEHLRTLARAAGEEVEVEAERATLGALLDAVEARYPALRGTIRDHATLKRRPFVRFFACGEDLSHEPPEAPLPDAVVSGAEPFLIVGALAGG; encoded by the coding sequence ATGATCCGCGTCGTCCTCCCCGAGCACCTGCGCACCCTCGCGCGCGCCGCGGGCGAGGAGGTGGAGGTCGAGGCCGAGCGGGCCACGCTGGGCGCGCTCCTCGACGCCGTCGAGGCCCGCTACCCGGCCCTGCGCGGCACCATCCGCGACCACGCCACACTGAAGCGGCGTCCCTTCGTGCGCTTCTTCGCCTGCGGGGAGGACCTCTCCCACGAGCCCCCGGAGGCGCCCCTGCCCGATGCCGTGGTCTCCGGGGCCGAGCCCTTCCTCATCGTGGGGGCCCTCGCGGGGGGGTAG
- a CDS encoding VOC family protein gives MAKPIPDGFHAVTPTLTLDDAAQALDFYKRALGAQELMRMPGPGGRIMHAMIKLGDSIVMMGDESPDMPECRSPKSAGARTAGLYVYVPDADAAFKRAADAGAKVVQPPADMFWGDRAATIEDPSGHQWTLATHREDLTPEEIGRRQKEFFASMSQQKA, from the coding sequence ATGGCCAAGCCCATCCCCGACGGATTCCACGCCGTGACGCCGACCCTGACTCTCGACGACGCCGCCCAGGCGCTCGACTTCTACAAGCGCGCCCTGGGCGCCCAAGAGCTGATGCGGATGCCCGGCCCCGGCGGCCGCATCATGCACGCCATGATCAAGCTCGGCGACTCCATCGTCATGATGGGCGATGAGTCCCCCGACATGCCCGAGTGCCGCTCGCCGAAATCCGCCGGCGCCCGCACGGCCGGGCTCTACGTGTACGTGCCCGACGCGGATGCCGCCTTCAAGCGCGCGGCGGACGCCGGGGCGAAGGTCGTACAGCCGCCGGCCGACATGTTCTGGGGAGACCGCGCCGCCACCATCGAGGACCCCTCCGGGCACCAGTGGACGCTGGCCACCCACCGGGAGGACCTCACGCCCGAGGAGATCGGCCGGCGCCAGAAGGAGTTCTTCGCCTCGATGAGCCAGCAGAAGGCGTAG
- the otsB gene encoding trehalose-phosphatase has product MTRRADPPLPGPEGSEAARFLGGLKGARAALLLLDYDGTLAPFRTEPAEAAPYPGVLPLLQAIRGEGRTRVALISGRSLNGLLPMLGVDPLPEVWASHGRERRLADGRTRVIPPSPEQARGLEEAERRLGGFGLPSRREKKPFSLAYHVRGLPPGRGEEALRAVQGLWEEVAQASGLELLPFDGGLELRAPGWTKGDAVRAILKEAPPGCPAAYLGDDETDEDAFRALGSRGLPVLVREAWRPSSARAWLRPPGELTEFLRRWHERTEWKEKTGAGHPPPR; this is encoded by the coding sequence GTGACGAGAAGAGCGGACCCTCCCCTCCCGGGGCCCGAGGGCTCCGAGGCCGCCCGCTTCCTTGGCGGCCTGAAGGGCGCGCGCGCCGCCCTGCTCCTCCTGGATTACGACGGCACCCTCGCCCCCTTCCGGACGGAGCCGGCCGAGGCCGCCCCCTATCCGGGGGTCTTGCCTTTGCTCCAGGCCATCCGGGGGGAGGGCCGCACCCGCGTCGCCCTTATCAGCGGCCGCAGCCTGAACGGGCTCCTCCCCATGCTGGGGGTGGACCCCCTGCCCGAGGTGTGGGCCTCGCACGGGCGCGAGCGGCGCCTGGCGGACGGGAGGACCCGGGTCATCCCTCCCTCCCCGGAGCAGGCCCGGGGGCTGGAGGAGGCGGAGCGCCGCCTCGGCGGGTTTGGGCTCCCCTCGCGGCGGGAGAAGAAACCCTTCTCGCTCGCGTATCACGTCCGGGGGCTTCCGCCGGGGCGGGGGGAGGAGGCTCTCCGGGCGGTCCAGGGGCTGTGGGAAGAGGTGGCCCAGGCCTCGGGGCTCGAGCTCCTGCCCTTCGACGGGGGCCTCGAGCTGCGGGCGCCCGGCTGGACGAAGGGGGACGCGGTGCGGGCCATCCTGAAGGAGGCGCCGCCGGGCTGCCCCGCCGCCTACCTGGGCGACGACGAGACGGACGAGGACGCCTTCCGGGCGCTCGGGTCTCGGGGGCTGCCCGTCCTGGTGCGGGAGGCGTGGCGGCCCTCCAGCGCCCGCGCCTGGCTCCGCCCCCCGGGGGAGCTGACGGAGTTCCTGCGGCGGTGGCACGAGCGGACGGAGTGGAAAGAAAAAACCGGGGCGGGTCACCCCCCGCCCCGGTGA
- a CDS encoding exo-alpha-sialidase, protein MSQVRLLVGTRKGAFVLTSDGKRGRWDVAGPHFGGWEIYHMKGSPADPDRLYASQTSAWFGQIIQRSSDGGKTWETPGGEKMPDPYGPPAGVSNKFVYDTSPETGKPLTTHQWYDGTQHPWEFKRVWHLEPSLTDPDTVYAGVEDASLFRTADGGRSWQELPGLRGTQGNLWAPGAGGMCLHTILLDPGNPKRIFIAISAAGAFRSDDAGRTWRPVNRGLKSQYIPNPEAEVGHCVHRIAMHPSRPGVLFMQKHWDVMRSDDAGDSWREVSGDLPTDFGFPIEVHAHEPETVYVVPIKSDSEHYPPEGKLRVYRSRSGGNEWEPLAKGLPQRDCYVNVLRDAMAVDRLDPCGVYFGTTGGQVYASADGGDNWAPIVRDLPAVLSVEAQTLP, encoded by the coding sequence ATGAGCCAAGTGAGATTGCTGGTCGGCACCCGCAAGGGCGCCTTCGTCCTGACCTCGGACGGGAAGCGCGGGCGCTGGGACGTGGCCGGCCCCCACTTCGGGGGCTGGGAGATCTACCACATGAAGGGCTCCCCGGCCGACCCGGACCGACTGTACGCCTCCCAGACGAGCGCCTGGTTCGGCCAGATCATCCAGCGCTCGAGCGACGGCGGGAAGACCTGGGAGACGCCCGGCGGGGAGAAGATGCCCGACCCCTACGGCCCGCCCGCCGGGGTGAGCAATAAGTTCGTCTACGACACCTCCCCCGAGACCGGCAAGCCCCTCACCACGCACCAGTGGTACGACGGCACGCAGCACCCGTGGGAGTTCAAGCGGGTCTGGCACCTCGAGCCCTCCCTGACCGATCCGGACACGGTGTACGCCGGCGTGGAGGACGCTTCCCTCTTCCGCACGGCGGACGGCGGCCGCTCATGGCAGGAACTCCCCGGGCTGCGCGGCACGCAGGGGAACCTCTGGGCGCCGGGAGCGGGGGGCATGTGCTTGCACACCATCCTGCTCGATCCGGGCAACCCCAAGCGGATATTCATCGCCATCTCGGCCGCGGGCGCCTTCCGGTCGGACGACGCCGGCCGGACGTGGCGGCCGGTGAACCGCGGGTTGAAGTCTCAATACATCCCAAACCCCGAGGCGGAGGTGGGCCACTGCGTCCACCGCATCGCCATGCACCCCTCTCGCCCCGGCGTCCTCTTCATGCAGAAACACTGGGACGTGATGCGCAGCGACGACGCGGGCGATTCGTGGCGGGAGGTGAGCGGGGATCTGCCCACCGACTTCGGTTTCCCCATCGAGGTCCACGCCCACGAGCCCGAGACCGTCTACGTCGTCCCCATCAAGAGCGACTCCGAGCACTATCCCCCCGAGGGCAAGCTGCGCGTCTACCGCAGCCGCTCGGGCGGGAACGAATGGGAGCCCCTCGCGAAGGGCCTGCCTCAGCGCGACTGCTACGTGAACGTGCTGCGCGACGCGATGGCCGTGGACAGGCTCGACCCCTGCGGCGTCTACTTCGGAACGACCGGCGGGCAGGTCTACGCCTCGGCGGACGGCGGAGACAACTGGGCGCCCATCGTCCGGGACCTCCCGGCCGTGCTCTCGGTCGAAGCCCAGACGCTGCCGTGA
- a CDS encoding VOC family protein: MQQFTPCLWFDDQAEEAANFHVSVFKNSKIGSVSYYGDAGANVSGRPKGTVMTVTFQLDGQEFMALNGGPVFKFSPAISFMVNRETQQEVDRLWEKLSEGGEKEQCGWLKDKYGVSWQIIPTELGEMMQDGDPEKSERVMKALLQMNKIDIESLKQACEQR; the protein is encoded by the coding sequence ATGCAGCAGTTCACTCCATGCCTGTGGTTCGATGACCAAGCCGAAGAAGCGGCGAACTTTCATGTATCGGTTTTCAAGAACTCCAAAATCGGGAGCGTTTCTTACTATGGCGACGCGGGCGCGAATGTCTCCGGAAGGCCGAAGGGGACCGTGATGACGGTGACGTTCCAGCTCGACGGGCAAGAATTCATGGCGCTGAACGGCGGCCCGGTGTTCAAGTTTTCGCCTGCCATATCCTTCATGGTGAACCGCGAGACGCAGCAGGAAGTAGACCGATTGTGGGAAAAACTCTCCGAGGGCGGAGAAAAAGAGCAATGCGGCTGGCTGAAGGACAAGTATGGGGTGTCCTGGCAGATCATTCCAACGGAGCTGGGCGAGATGATGCAGGACGGGGACCCGGAGAAGTCCGAAAGGGTCATGAAGGCGCTGCTTCAGATGAATAAGATTGACATCGAAAGCTTAAAGCAAGCGTGCGAACAACGATAA
- a CDS encoding mechanosensitive ion channel — protein sequence MPRTIRLTLNSLALGLACAAGLALCLPEGALAAPASSPPAEGIQRQEIESLIRRIENPKEREALVRQLRLLLGAQRGEAPPAPPKEDTSSFDHFFAETVQRLNQTVRETLASFEMVPEKLARIPERWEEAFSRHGGLQAGLRFLVALAAALAFLAAARFLLRRLLPKPSGDGTGHGWFFRVLAALREWLERVLPAGALLAGGSLLVVLLGLGRTEEGLLLIFLWAVFLQLFLQGAVAAFLAPERPGWRPVPVEDETAVYFSLWSNRFILVGVWGEALAQVCRALDLGPELPLLVSHAYRFILLLQILVMVFQQRDRARAFLSLREPENAPGPVRVAVHAWNIAAARWHLIAVPYFVIFYLFWTGGSRARLRLLIEATVLTVVIAAAALALSRLAQLGTRRLFAVNERLRRLVPGIEYRVNLYTPVITTALVVLVWAGAALLILDAWGVPTLALLFSRAGLALLGSLLGIALTTAVAALLIEAARAALEYFLTGRRRADGTPRIPTPQQRTLLPLAFSVFKWAVIVGASISIMANVGVNVAPILAGAGIIGLAVGFGAQSLVKDVITGVFMLLENNIAVGDVVKVKDIGGFVEGFNLRSVRLRDYDGNVHVIPNGSIDVVTNFTKEFSQAVFEIGVAYRENVDEVIEVIREVAEGMRADPEWSSMILEPVEIAGLDKFADSAVVIKGRFKTRPIKQWSVRREFYRRIKNTFDARGIEIPFPYRTLAWAQPKGGEGGSGDGQKAAGAPFPAATGKGERPQEGRKEGA from the coding sequence ATGCCCCGGACGATACGCCTGACGCTCAATTCTCTCGCCCTCGGGCTCGCCTGCGCCGCCGGGCTGGCGCTGTGCCTGCCGGAAGGGGCCCTCGCGGCGCCGGCGTCCTCCCCGCCCGCGGAAGGGATCCAGCGGCAGGAGATCGAGTCGCTCATCCGGCGCATCGAGAACCCCAAGGAGCGGGAGGCCCTCGTCCGCCAGCTCCGCCTCCTCCTCGGCGCCCAGCGCGGGGAGGCGCCCCCGGCGCCCCCGAAAGAAGATACCTCCTCCTTCGACCATTTCTTCGCCGAGACGGTGCAACGGCTGAACCAGACCGTCCGGGAGACCCTGGCCTCCTTCGAGATGGTGCCCGAGAAGCTGGCCCGCATCCCGGAGCGGTGGGAAGAAGCCTTCTCCCGCCACGGCGGGCTGCAGGCGGGCCTGCGGTTCCTCGTCGCGCTGGCCGCGGCCCTCGCCTTCCTGGCCGCCGCCCGGTTCCTCCTGCGGAGGCTCCTGCCCAAGCCCTCGGGCGACGGGACGGGCCACGGCTGGTTCTTCCGCGTCCTGGCGGCCCTCAGGGAGTGGCTGGAGCGGGTCCTCCCGGCCGGGGCCCTGCTGGCCGGGGGCTCCCTTCTCGTGGTGCTCCTCGGCCTGGGGCGGACGGAGGAGGGCCTCCTCCTCATCTTCCTCTGGGCCGTCTTCCTGCAGCTGTTCCTGCAGGGGGCGGTGGCGGCCTTCCTGGCGCCCGAGCGGCCGGGATGGCGGCCCGTGCCGGTAGAAGACGAAACGGCCGTCTACTTCTCCCTCTGGTCCAACCGTTTCATCCTCGTGGGGGTGTGGGGGGAGGCGCTCGCCCAGGTGTGCCGCGCCCTGGACCTGGGGCCGGAGCTCCCTCTCCTCGTCTCCCACGCCTACCGCTTCATCCTCCTGCTCCAGATCCTCGTGATGGTGTTCCAGCAGCGCGACCGGGCGCGCGCCTTCCTCTCGCTCCGGGAGCCGGAGAACGCCCCGGGCCCGGTCCGCGTCGCCGTCCACGCCTGGAACATCGCCGCCGCCCGCTGGCACCTCATCGCGGTCCCCTATTTCGTGATCTTCTACCTGTTCTGGACGGGAGGCTCCCGGGCCCGGCTCCGCCTGCTCATCGAGGCCACCGTCCTCACCGTCGTCATCGCCGCGGCGGCCCTCGCCTTGAGCCGGCTGGCCCAGCTCGGCACCCGGCGCCTGTTCGCCGTGAACGAGCGCCTCCGCCGGCTCGTGCCCGGCATCGAGTACCGGGTGAACCTCTACACCCCGGTCATCACAACCGCCCTGGTCGTCCTCGTCTGGGCCGGGGCCGCGCTCCTCATCCTGGACGCCTGGGGCGTGCCCACGCTGGCCCTCCTCTTCTCCCGGGCCGGGCTGGCCCTCCTCGGAAGCCTCCTCGGCATCGCCCTGACCACCGCCGTCGCCGCCCTTCTCATCGAGGCGGCCCGCGCCGCCCTGGAGTACTTCCTCACCGGGCGGAGGCGGGCGGACGGCACGCCCCGCATCCCCACGCCGCAGCAGCGCACCCTCCTCCCGCTCGCCTTCTCGGTCTTCAAGTGGGCCGTCATCGTGGGCGCCTCGATCAGCATCATGGCCAACGTGGGGGTGAACGTGGCCCCCATCCTGGCCGGCGCCGGCATCATCGGCCTGGCGGTGGGCTTCGGGGCCCAGTCCCTCGTCAAGGACGTGATCACCGGCGTCTTCATGCTCCTCGAGAACAACATCGCCGTGGGGGACGTGGTGAAGGTGAAGGACATCGGCGGCTTCGTCGAGGGCTTCAACCTGCGCTCGGTGCGCCTGCGGGACTACGACGGCAACGTGCACGTCATCCCCAACGGCTCCATCGACGTGGTGACCAACTTCACCAAGGAGTTCAGCCAGGCCGTCTTCGAGATCGGGGTGGCCTACCGGGAGAACGTGGACGAGGTCATCGAGGTCATCCGGGAGGTCGCCGAGGGGATGCGCGCCGACCCCGAGTGGAGCTCCATGATCCTCGAGCCGGTAGAGATCGCCGGGCTCGACAAGTTCGCCGACTCGGCCGTCGTCATCAAGGGGCGCTTCAAGACCCGGCCCATCAAGCAGTGGTCCGTGCGGCGCGAGTTCTACCGCCGCATCAAGAACACCTTCGACGCCCGGGGCATCGAGATCCCCTTCCCCTACCGCACCCTCGCCTGGGCCCAGCCCAAGGGGGGCGAGGGAGGCTCGGGCGACGGCCAGAAAGCGGCCGGAGCGCCCTTCCCCGCCGCGACCGGAAAGGGCGAGCGCCCGCAGGAGGGCCGCAAGGAGGGGGCCTAG
- a CDS encoding MarR family transcriptional regulator — protein sequence MMRAAIDLAECRACHCLAARRRARAITRLYEEKLRPHGLRATQFSILAALALKGRAPIGELARVLGLERTTLTRSAALLERNGWIAAGPSRDARERPLRLTPAGRRKLKEAFPAWKEAQDRIGREGKPGTAKNHAAQ from the coding sequence ATGATGCGCGCCGCCATCGATCTCGCCGAATGCAGGGCGTGCCACTGCCTCGCCGCGCGCCGGCGGGCCCGGGCGATCACCCGGCTGTACGAGGAGAAGCTGCGCCCGCACGGCCTGCGCGCGACGCAGTTCTCCATCCTCGCCGCCCTGGCGTTGAAAGGACGGGCGCCGATTGGGGAGCTCGCCCGGGTGCTCGGGCTCGAGCGCACCACCCTCACCCGGAGCGCGGCGCTGCTCGAGCGGAACGGCTGGATCGCCGCCGGCCCGTCCCGGGACGCGCGGGAGCGCCCCCTCCGCCTGACTCCGGCGGGGCGCCGGAAGCTCAAGGAGGCCTTCCCCGCCTGGAAGGAGGCGCAGGACCGCATCGGCCGGGAAGGCAAGCCGGGCACGGCGAAGAATCATGCGGCCCAATGA
- the plsY gene encoding glycerol-3-phosphate 1-O-acyltransferase PlsY → MSLSIFLVFFAAALLGSIPFGVLVTRLLGLSDPRAAGSGNIGATNVIRTSGWLPGLLTLAGDVLKGILAAAWIPALAAPGSPPLPFHLPAAALGAVVGHMFSPFTGFKGGKGVATGFGVFLYWTPLAAAWAALVFAGAVAATRYVSLGSILAALALPVAGAAAGYPEPAVLTSALVAAFIVRRHADNIRRLFRGEEHRLGRKRTERSA, encoded by the coding sequence GTGAGCCTCTCGATATTCCTCGTCTTCTTCGCCGCCGCCCTGCTCGGCTCGATCCCCTTCGGCGTCCTCGTCACCCGCCTCCTCGGCCTCTCCGATCCGCGCGCGGCCGGGAGCGGAAACATCGGCGCGACCAACGTCATCCGCACGAGCGGCTGGCTGCCCGGCCTCCTGACCCTGGCCGGAGACGTCCTCAAGGGCATCCTCGCCGCCGCCTGGATTCCCGCGCTCGCCGCCCCGGGGAGCCCTCCCCTTCCCTTCCACCTGCCGGCCGCCGCCCTGGGGGCGGTCGTGGGCCACATGTTCTCCCCCTTCACCGGCTTCAAGGGCGGAAAGGGGGTGGCCACGGGGTTCGGCGTCTTCCTCTACTGGACTCCTCTCGCGGCCGCCTGGGCCGCGCTGGTCTTCGCGGGGGCGGTGGCCGCGACCCGCTACGTCTCGCTGGGCTCGATCCTGGCCGCCCTCGCCCTGCCCGTCGCCGGCGCGGCGGCGGGCTATCCCGAGCCCGCCGTCCTCACCTCGGCCCTCGTCGCCGCCTTCATCGTCCGCCGCCATGCGGACAACATCCGGCGCCTCTTCCGGGGGGAGGAGCACCGCCTCGGCCGCAAGCGCACCGAGAGGAGCGCCTAG
- a CDS encoding glycosyltransferase — MREMRISSYAKVVGQESISQLHQLAEGLQGRKVVHVNSTRYGGGVAEILAWLTPLMSDLGLEVSWEVIVGNDAFFQATKKIHNGLQGFQEDFTSGDIAAYDDVTERNAQALRERLCEADFVFIHDPQPAGLIAKCPERRGKWVWRCHVDASRPHRAVWRWLEPIAGKYDASIFSMPQFARALPHPQFLIAPSIDPLSDKNRPLTEADIRAALDRFQLDPKRPILTQVSRFDRFKDPIGVIRAFRMLRTRPRPQLVLAGGGAADDPEGGRMFGEVRACAGDDPDIHVLSLAPDAHLTINALQRASFVIIQKSTREGFGLTVTEGLWKGKPVIGGDTGGIRLQVHDFHTGFLVNTPEGAALRIRYLLQHPRLYARMAAQAHGFVRDNFLVTRHLREYLALMLSLQRGGDPGREIPL, encoded by the coding sequence ATGAGGGAGATGCGGATCTCCTCCTACGCGAAGGTGGTGGGCCAGGAGAGCATCTCGCAGCTCCACCAGCTCGCCGAGGGCCTGCAGGGGCGGAAGGTCGTCCACGTGAACTCGACGCGCTACGGCGGCGGGGTGGCCGAGATACTGGCGTGGCTCACCCCCCTAATGAGCGACCTGGGCCTCGAGGTGTCCTGGGAGGTCATCGTCGGCAACGACGCCTTCTTCCAGGCCACCAAGAAGATCCACAACGGCCTCCAGGGCTTCCAGGAGGACTTCACCTCAGGGGACATCGCCGCCTACGACGACGTGACGGAGCGGAACGCCCAGGCGCTGCGCGAGAGGCTCTGCGAGGCGGACTTCGTCTTCATCCACGACCCCCAGCCGGCCGGGCTGATCGCGAAGTGCCCGGAGCGCCGGGGGAAATGGGTGTGGCGCTGCCACGTGGACGCGAGCCGCCCCCACCGCGCCGTGTGGCGGTGGCTGGAGCCCATCGCCGGAAAGTACGACGCCAGCATCTTCTCCATGCCGCAGTTCGCGCGGGCGCTGCCCCACCCGCAGTTCCTCATCGCGCCCAGCATCGATCCCCTGAGCGACAAGAACCGCCCCCTGACGGAGGCGGACATCCGGGCGGCGCTCGACAGGTTCCAGCTGGACCCGAAGCGGCCCATCCTCACGCAGGTGTCCCGCTTCGACCGCTTCAAGGATCCCATCGGCGTCATCCGGGCCTTCCGGATGCTCCGCACCCGGCCCCGTCCCCAGCTCGTGCTGGCGGGGGGCGGCGCGGCGGACGACCCCGAGGGCGGACGCATGTTCGGCGAGGTGCGGGCCTGCGCCGGGGACGACCCGGACATCCATGTGCTCAGCCTGGCCCCGGACGCCCACCTGACCATCAACGCCCTGCAGCGGGCCTCCTTCGTCATCATCCAGAAATCCACCCGCGAGGGCTTCGGCCTCACCGTCACCGAGGGCTTGTGGAAGGGCAAGCCCGTCATCGGCGGGGACACGGGCGGCATCCGCCTCCAGGTGCACGACTTCCACACGGGCTTCCTCGTGAACACCCCCGAGGGGGCGGCCCTGCGCATCCGCTATCTCTTGCAGCACCCCCGCCTCTACGCGCGCATGGCCGCCCAGGCCCACGGCTTCGTGCGCGACAACTTCCTGGTGACCCGCCACCTCCGGGAGTACCTGGCCCTCATGCTGAGCCTCCAGAGGGGAGGGGACCCGGGCCGGGAGATTCCGCTGTGA
- the pgsA gene encoding CDP-diacylglycerol--glycerol-3-phosphate 3-phosphatidyltransferase: MNVSNRLTLARILMLPLLVLFLVEGSNFSRTVAAALFGAAAFTDWLDGHLARARGQVTPLGEILDPVADKLLMVAALLPLVALGEVGSWIVGIILGREFLVTALRAVALRHGKVVPASRLGKWKMGLQTAAVLFLILEVLPPAGTILIWAAMAVAVVSGVDYFRKLLQEFT; this comes from the coding sequence CTGAACGTCTCGAACCGCCTCACCCTCGCCCGCATCCTCATGCTCCCCCTGCTGGTCCTCTTCCTGGTCGAGGGCTCGAATTTCTCCCGCACCGTGGCCGCCGCGCTGTTCGGAGCCGCCGCCTTCACCGACTGGCTGGACGGCCACCTGGCCCGCGCCCGCGGCCAGGTCACGCCCCTGGGCGAGATCCTGGACCCGGTGGCCGACAAGCTGCTCATGGTGGCCGCGCTCCTGCCCCTGGTGGCCCTCGGCGAGGTGGGCTCCTGGATCGTCGGGATCATCCTGGGCCGGGAGTTCCTGGTGACGGCGCTGCGCGCGGTGGCCCTGCGGCACGGGAAGGTGGTGCCCGCGAGCCGGCTCGGCAAGTGGAAGATGGGCCTTCAGACCGCCGCCGTCCTCTTCTTGATCCTGGAGGTGCTGCCGCCGGCGGGGACCATCCTCATCTGGGCGGCGATGGCCGTGGCGGTCGTCTCGGGCGTGGATTATTTCCGCAAGCTCCTCCAGGAATTCACGTGA
- a CDS encoding extracellular solute-binding protein, with protein MPLRFAVRVGLALVAAGIIAASAAPAPAADMQAAKKEGEVMWYSSLSLSVAQKVCKQFNDKKTGITCVLHRDGSGKIYQRYLQEAKGNVFKADVIHTSNIGHFVNMKKNHLRPYKPKGTEKFIPAFTTPDGSWNILRASVYVLAYNTKLVKPEDAPKSWADVLNPRWKGLIAHAHPAYSGVITVGMLSLVNMHGWAYYDKLAALQPKIVQSAVAVIPLVARGEAHVVAGTAAYNTFGDIKKGEPIKMVLPKEGVAFISSPHSVLKKAPHPNAAEVFTDFLFSQEAQQTLVENGLHVGHPGVKYPEGLPSLQGLKIIDFTPEEVQKKSKEIQEMFRKKFGV; from the coding sequence ATGCCGCTCCGATTTGCCGTGCGAGTTGGGTTGGCCCTCGTGGCCGCCGGGATCATCGCCGCTTCCGCCGCTCCGGCGCCGGCCGCGGACATGCAGGCCGCGAAGAAGGAAGGCGAGGTGATGTGGTATTCCTCGCTCTCGCTCTCCGTCGCCCAGAAAGTCTGCAAGCAGTTCAACGACAAGAAGACCGGGATCACCTGCGTCCTCCACCGGGACGGCTCGGGCAAGATCTACCAGCGCTACCTGCAGGAGGCCAAGGGCAACGTGTTCAAGGCCGACGTCATCCACACCTCGAACATCGGCCATTTTGTCAACATGAAGAAGAATCACCTCCGGCCCTACAAGCCCAAGGGGACCGAGAAGTTCATCCCCGCCTTCACGACCCCGGACGGCTCCTGGAACATCCTCCGGGCCAGCGTCTACGTGCTCGCCTACAACACCAAGCTCGTGAAACCCGAGGACGCCCCCAAGAGCTGGGCCGACGTGCTCAACCCGCGCTGGAAGGGCCTCATCGCCCACGCCCACCCCGCCTACAGCGGGGTCATCACGGTCGGGATGCTCTCGCTGGTGAACATGCACGGCTGGGCCTACTACGATAAGCTCGCCGCCCTGCAGCCCAAGATCGTGCAGTCCGCCGTGGCCGTCATTCCGCTGGTCGCCCGGGGCGAGGCCCACGTCGTCGCCGGCACCGCCGCCTACAACACCTTCGGCGACATCAAGAAGGGCGAGCCCATCAAGATGGTGCTTCCCAAGGAGGGCGTGGCGTTCATTTCCTCTCCCCACTCCGTGCTCAAAAAGGCGCCCCATCCCAACGCGGCCGAGGTGTTCACCGACTTCCTCTTCAGCCAGGAGGCGCAGCAGACGCTCGTGGAGAACGGCCTCCACGTCGGCCATCCAGGCGTCAAGTACCCCGAGGGCCTGCCCTCCCTCCAAGGGCTGAAAATCATTGACTTCACCCCGGAGGAGGTTCAGAAGAAGTCGAAGGAAATCCAGGAGATGTTCCGGAAAAAGTTCGGCGTGTAA
- a CDS encoding pyridoxamine 5'-phosphate oxidase family protein, giving the protein MAEPEIAAQIDTQEELRAHYGEVNYRARLKQLPKLEKHSKRFISLSPFFVLSTASGKGTDASPRGDAPGFVKILDDRTLAIPDRPGNNRVDSFSNILENPSVGLLFLVPGINETLRVNGRARITTDPAVLAGHAFQGKLPRSVMLVEVEEVFLHCAKALMRSKLWDPARHVDRKDFPSMGECLAEQIGGGLDPRKVEEEVFEGYRKNLY; this is encoded by the coding sequence ATGGCAGAGCCCGAGATCGCGGCCCAGATCGACACGCAGGAAGAGCTCCGCGCCCACTACGGCGAGGTCAACTACCGCGCCCGCCTGAAGCAGCTTCCCAAGCTGGAGAAGCACAGCAAGCGCTTCATCTCCCTCTCCCCCTTCTTCGTCCTCTCGACCGCGAGCGGCAAGGGCACCGACGCCTCCCCCCGGGGCGACGCCCCCGGCTTCGTGAAGATCCTGGACGACCGAACCCTCGCCATCCCCGACCGCCCCGGCAACAACCGGGTGGATTCCTTCTCCAACATCCTCGAGAACCCCAGCGTCGGCCTCCTCTTCCTCGTCCCCGGCATCAACGAGACCCTGCGCGTGAACGGCAGGGCCCGCATCACCACCGACCCGGCCGTCCTCGCCGGGCACGCCTTCCAGGGCAAGCTCCCGCGCTCGGTCATGCTGGTCGAGGTGGAGGAGGTCTTCCTCCACTGCGCCAAGGCCCTCATGCGCTCGAAGCTCTGGGACCCCGCCCGCCACGTGGACCGCAAGGACTTCCCCTCCATGGGCGAGTGCCTGGCCGAGCAGATCGGCGGCGGCCTCGATCCCAGGAAGGTCGAGGAGGAGGTCTTCGAGGGCTACCGGAAAAATCTGTACTGA